From the Leptotrichia sp. oral taxon 221 genome, one window contains:
- a CDS encoding glycogen/starch/alpha-glucan phosphorylase has protein sequence MKNINKADLKASIVKELRRDFGKTLEEAHDYELYYAVSRAAMDYIVEKWYNTKKTYAVKQVKQAYYFSAEFLMGRYLGNNLINLKINEAVKETLEELGVDINKVEDQEFDTGLGNGGLGRLAACFLDSMATCKLPGHGYGLRYKYGMFEQKIENGYQVEYPDDWTRYGDPWSIVRMDRVYEVKFGGQIEVHKDEVGKEYFKRVNTENVLAVAYDVPVVGYGNDTINTLRLWEARSPEGFDLKLFNDQTYLQASAKAVEAQDISRVLYPNDTEKDGKLLRLKQQFFFTSASLQDIVRRYKGTYGNDFSKFAEKVAIQLNDTHPVVAIPELMRIFLDSEKLLWDEAWSICKKVFAYTNHTILSEALEKWDIALFQPLLPRIYQIIEEINRRFVEELHQKYPGDFGKIQYMSIIGNSQVRMAWLAIVGSHKVNGVAALHTEILKNSELKDWYDLYPEKFLNKTNGITQRRWLLKANPELSSLITELIGDGWTTDLYKLKELEKYLDDENVLNRVDEIKLHNKERLANYIKETTGIEVNPHSIFDIQVKRLHEYKRQLLNVLHIMDLYNRLKENPLLDIEPRTFIFGAKAASGYRRAKSIIKLINTLAERINNDADINGKIKVVFLENYRVSLAEKIFPAADISEQISTASKEASGTGNMKFMLNGALTLGTMDGANVEIVEEAGLENEFIFGLSAAEVEEFQRNGQYNPFDDYNKVEGLKKVVDQLGDGTFDDDHKGIFRELQTSLLYGVDGSRPDVYFLLRDFDSYREAQTRIDNAYKNKRDWARKALINIANAGKFSSDRTIMEYAREIWNIEPTEVIDFIED, from the coding sequence ATGAAAAATATTAACAAAGCTGATTTAAAGGCAAGTATTGTTAAAGAGCTAAGAAGGGATTTTGGAAAAACTTTAGAAGAAGCTCATGATTACGAATTGTATTATGCAGTTTCGAGAGCAGCTATGGATTACATAGTAGAAAAATGGTATAACACTAAAAAAACTTATGCAGTAAAACAAGTTAAACAAGCGTACTATTTCTCAGCTGAGTTTTTAATGGGTAGATATTTAGGAAATAACTTAATCAACTTGAAAATAAATGAAGCAGTAAAAGAAACATTGGAAGAATTAGGTGTTGACATTAACAAAGTTGAAGATCAAGAATTCGATACAGGATTAGGAAATGGTGGATTAGGAAGATTAGCAGCATGTTTCTTAGATTCAATGGCTACTTGTAAATTACCAGGACATGGATATGGATTAAGATATAAATATGGAATGTTTGAACAAAAAATCGAAAACGGATACCAAGTAGAATATCCTGATGATTGGACTAGATATGGTGACCCTTGGTCTATTGTAAGAATGGATAGAGTATACGAAGTAAAATTTGGTGGACAAATCGAAGTTCATAAAGATGAAGTTGGAAAAGAATATTTCAAAAGAGTAAATACAGAAAATGTGTTAGCAGTAGCTTATGATGTTCCAGTTGTTGGATATGGAAATGATACTATCAATACATTGAGATTGTGGGAAGCTAGATCTCCTGAAGGATTTGACTTAAAATTATTCAATGATCAAACTTATTTACAAGCATCAGCAAAAGCTGTAGAAGCTCAAGATATTTCAAGAGTATTATATCCAAATGATACAGAAAAAGATGGTAAATTATTAAGATTGAAACAACAATTCTTCTTTACATCAGCATCATTACAAGATATTGTTAGAAGATATAAAGGAACTTATGGAAATGATTTCTCTAAATTTGCTGAAAAAGTTGCAATTCAATTAAATGATACTCACCCAGTAGTTGCAATACCTGAATTAATGAGAATTTTCTTGGATTCTGAAAAATTATTATGGGATGAAGCTTGGAGTATTTGTAAAAAAGTATTTGCTTATACTAACCATACAATTTTATCAGAAGCATTGGAAAAATGGGATATCGCTTTATTCCAACCATTATTACCAAGAATTTATCAAATTATTGAAGAAATTAACAGAAGATTTGTTGAAGAATTACATCAAAAATATCCTGGAGATTTTGGAAAAATTCAATATATGTCAATCATTGGAAATAGTCAAGTAAGAATGGCTTGGTTAGCAATTGTAGGTTCTCATAAAGTAAATGGAGTTGCTGCATTGCATACTGAAATCTTGAAAAATTCTGAATTGAAAGACTGGTATGATTTATATCCAGAAAAATTCTTAAACAAAACAAATGGAATTACTCAAAGAAGATGGTTATTGAAAGCAAACCCAGAATTATCTAGTTTAATTACAGAATTAATCGGTGACGGATGGACTACTGATTTATACAAATTAAAAGAATTAGAAAAATATTTAGATGATGAAAATGTTTTAAATAGAGTTGATGAAATTAAACTTCACAATAAAGAAAGATTAGCAAACTACATTAAAGAAACTACAGGAATTGAAGTAAATCCTCATTCAATTTTTGATATTCAAGTAAAAAGATTACACGAATATAAAAGACAATTATTAAATGTTTTACATATTATGGACTTGTATAATAGATTGAAAGAAAATCCATTATTAGATATTGAACCAAGAACATTTATTTTTGGAGCAAAAGCAGCGTCAGGTTATAGAAGAGCTAAAAGTATTATTAAATTAATCAATACTCTTGCTGAAAGAATTAATAACGATGCTGATATTAATGGAAAAATTAAAGTTGTATTCTTAGAAAACTATAGAGTATCTCTTGCTGAAAAAATATTCCCAGCAGCTGATATCTCTGAACAAATTTCAACAGCAAGTAAAGAAGCTTCAGGAACAGGTAATATGAAATTCATGTTAAATGGAGCATTAACTTTAGGAACAATGGATGGAGCTAATGTTGAAATCGTTGAAGAAGCAGGATTAGAAAACGAATTTATTTTCGGATTAAGTGCAGCTGAAGTTGAAGAATTCCAAAGAAATGGACAATATAATCCTTTTGATGACTACAACAAAGTAGAAGGATTGAAAAAAGTTGTAGATCAATTAGGTGATGGAACATTTGATGACGACCATAAAGGTATCTTTAGAGAATTACAAACTTCATTATTATACGGAGTTGACGGATCTAGACCAGATGTTTACTTCTTATTAAGAGATTTTGATTCATACAGAGAAGCTCAAACAAGAATTGACAATGCTTATAAAAATAAAAGAGATTGGGCTAGAAAAGCATTAATTAATATTGCAAATGCTGGTAAATTCAGTTCTGATAGAACAATCATGGAATATGCTAGAGAAATTTGGAATATCGAACCAACTGAAGTTATTGATTTTATAGAAGACTAA
- a CDS encoding acetyl-CoA carboxylase carboxyltransferase subunit alpha, translating to MSLKDEIKELENNIEELKIFSKEKNMDFSVQISALEKELEEKYKSFEENEMDSWSRIQISRDPKRPYTLDYINELTQDFVELHGDRLSKDDNAIVGGLATVDDYKIMIIGHQKGRDIEENIYRNFGMASPEGYRKALRLMRMAERFKLPILTLIDTAGAYPGIEAEEKGQGEAIAKNLSEMFGLKVPIVSVVIGEGGSGGALGIGVTDSILMLENSVYSVISPEGCASILYNDASKAPEAAKNLKMDAISLKNLGVIDEIIEEPLGGAHRNLSEVAKNLKEAVLKEFKKIDKWSLKELLERRYEKYRQIGEFSENILEEQEEESK from the coding sequence ATGAGCTTAAAAGATGAAATAAAAGAATTAGAAAATAATATTGAAGAATTGAAAATTTTTTCTAAAGAAAAAAATATGGATTTTTCAGTTCAAATTTCAGCGTTAGAGAAAGAATTAGAGGAAAAGTATAAGAGTTTTGAAGAAAATGAAATGGATTCATGGTCTAGAATACAAATTTCCAGAGATCCAAAAAGACCTTATACATTAGATTATATCAATGAATTAACACAAGATTTTGTTGAATTGCATGGAGATAGATTGTCTAAAGATGATAATGCGATTGTTGGAGGATTAGCTACGGTTGATGATTATAAAATTATGATAATCGGACATCAAAAGGGAAGAGATATAGAAGAAAATATTTACAGAAATTTTGGTATGGCGAGTCCAGAAGGATATAGAAAAGCGTTGAGATTGATGCGTATGGCTGAAAGATTTAAGTTACCAATTTTAACTTTAATTGATACAGCTGGAGCTTATCCAGGAATTGAAGCAGAAGAAAAAGGTCAAGGAGAAGCAATAGCTAAAAATTTATCTGAAATGTTTGGATTAAAAGTTCCGATAGTTTCAGTAGTAATTGGAGAAGGAGGAAGTGGAGGAGCATTAGGAATTGGTGTAACAGACTCAATTTTGATGCTTGAAAATAGTGTTTACTCGGTAATTTCTCCAGAAGGATGTGCTTCAATTTTATATAATGATGCTTCTAAAGCACCAGAAGCTGCTAAAAATTTAAAAATGGATGCAATTAGCTTGAAAAATTTAGGAGTAATTGATGAAATAATTGAAGAACCTTTGGGAGGAGCTCATAGAAATCTTTCAGAAGTGGCTAAAAACTTGAAGGAAGCAGTTTTAAAAGAATTTAAGAAGATTGATAAATGGTCATTAAAAGAATTGCTTGAAAGAAGATATGAAAAATATAGACAAATAGGAGAATTTTCAGAAAATATATTGGAAGAACAAGAAGAAGAATCAAAATAG
- a CDS encoding peptidylprolyl isomerase, with product MKVNFKTNKGEININLFPEKSPITVASFVNLVKHGYYDGLTFHRVIEDFMAQGGDPTGTGMGGPGYKFEDEVDNGLDFSIPGKLAMANAGPRTNGSQFFITTVPTEWLNGNHTIFGEVVSDADLDVVKALTGNDVMEKVTVEGDDIEKLLEENKDRVAEWNEILKVKFPELF from the coding sequence ATGAAAGTAAATTTTAAAACAAATAAAGGTGAAATAAATATTAATTTATTTCCAGAAAAATCACCAATTACAGTAGCGAGTTTTGTAAATTTAGTGAAACATGGATACTATGATGGATTGACTTTTCATAGAGTAATTGAAGATTTTATGGCACAAGGTGGAGATCCAACAGGAACTGGTATGGGTGGACCTGGATATAAATTTGAAGATGAAGTAGATAATGGATTAGATTTTTCAATTCCAGGTAAATTGGCAATGGCAAATGCTGGACCAAGAACTAATGGAAGTCAATTTTTCATTACAACTGTTCCAACTGAATGGCTAAATGGAAATCATACAATTTTTGGAGAAGTGGTTTCTGATGCTGATTTAGATGTTGTAAAAGCGTTAACTGGAAATGATGTAATGGAAAAAGTTACTGTTGAAGGTGATGATATCGAGAAATTATTGGAAGAAAATAAGGATAGAGTAGCTGAATGGAATGAAATTTTGAAAGTAAAATTTCCTGAATTATTTTAG
- a CDS encoding phospholipase D-like domain-containing protein, with the protein MRNLKFILLSTFIVGTLFSCGSLPKGLATKTPIYNADNVDFYYDLTYKKDGETHYERQIWDQAYDILDNAHDFFLMDIFVFNDFVGKGVKEKLQPLPLAEEFAEKILEKRKKDPNVRIYLILDESNTFYGAYDNKTHKKLEEAGVKIGYVDLAKLRDPMLVYSVPWRLFIRPFGNPKNVGKTKNPIYEETDPVTIRSILRALNAKADHRKLIMNEKTAMLTSANPHAEGSKHSNVAFKFSSPIIKDIYNAEKPVAKITKKDGSLKQSLPYQKFDIEPSNNNKIKLQYFTEGQTGIDITKELKNTQPGDRVFIAQFFLADRQVINDIRKAARRGVKFEILLNNSTAGLPNKASAGELMKYARKHGYDITIKFYNKGEEMYHVKMMSIFKKDYMITYGGSTNFTRRNMRNFNLENELKIISTYDQKVSQQISDYYDRLWTNRDGDFTLPYDSEKNEKVTNDLLFRFLEMNGMGAF; encoded by the coding sequence ATGAGAAATTTGAAATTTATTCTATTATCAACTTTTATCGTTGGAACTTTATTTTCGTGTGGATCCTTGCCAAAAGGACTGGCGACTAAAACACCGATATATAATGCCGATAATGTTGATTTTTATTATGATTTAACTTATAAAAAAGATGGCGAAACTCATTATGAGAGGCAAATTTGGGATCAAGCGTATGATATTTTAGATAATGCTCACGATTTTTTTCTGATGGATATTTTTGTATTTAATGATTTTGTTGGAAAAGGTGTTAAAGAAAAGTTACAGCCTTTACCACTTGCTGAAGAATTTGCAGAAAAAATTTTAGAAAAAAGAAAAAAAGATCCTAATGTGCGAATTTATTTAATTTTAGATGAAAGTAATACATTTTATGGGGCTTATGACAACAAAACTCATAAGAAATTAGAAGAAGCTGGAGTAAAAATTGGGTATGTTGATTTGGCGAAATTAAGGGATCCGATGTTGGTTTATTCAGTGCCTTGGAGACTTTTTATAAGACCTTTTGGGAATCCTAAAAATGTTGGTAAAACAAAAAATCCAATTTATGAAGAAACTGATCCTGTGACAATTCGTAGCATTTTACGTGCTTTGAATGCAAAAGCGGATCACCGAAAATTGATTATGAATGAAAAAACTGCAATGTTAACTTCTGCAAATCCACATGCTGAAGGTTCTAAACATTCAAATGTTGCGTTTAAATTTTCATCACCAATAATAAAAGATATTTATAATGCCGAAAAGCCTGTTGCTAAAATTACTAAAAAAGATGGTAGTTTAAAACAATCTCTACCATATCAAAAATTTGATATCGAGCCTTCTAATAATAATAAAATAAAATTACAATATTTTACTGAAGGACAGACTGGTATTGACATCACAAAAGAGTTAAAAAATACTCAACCTGGCGACAGAGTATTTATCGCTCAATTTTTCTTAGCTGACAGACAAGTAATCAATGATATAAGAAAAGCGGCAAGAAGAGGTGTTAAATTCGAAATTTTATTAAATAATTCAACAGCTGGATTGCCAAATAAAGCATCTGCTGGAGAGCTTATGAAATATGCACGAAAACATGGTTATGATATTACAATTAAATTTTATAATAAAGGTGAAGAAATGTATCATGTAAAAATGATGTCTATTTTTAAAAAAGATTATATGATAACGTATGGTGGATCAACTAATTTTACACGAAGAAACATGAGAAATTTCAATTTAGAAAACGAATTAAAAATAATTTCTACTTATGACCAAAAAGTCTCACAACAAATTTCTGATTATTACGACAGACTTTGGACAAATCGTGATGGAGATTTCACTCTTCCATACGATAGTGAAAAAAATGAAAAAGTCACAAATGATTTGTTGTTTAGATTTTTGGAAATGAATGGAATGGGTGCTTTTTAA
- a CDS encoding MarR family transcriptional regulator has product MKKNLLALFLVGMSVFVNGVANERKDGTAKIEKDSYCTVPGEYGEFKKINDKDYKVEINFESCVFDGETFNNPKVGILVQDTEKVKNYIKKYKFVHFQEGKNLTYNSKENSFMYNGGWYWDNSKAYPKAIFDAKKVDTNKKDSGK; this is encoded by the coding sequence ATGAAAAAAAATTTATTAGCGTTATTTTTAGTTGGAATGTCAGTTTTTGTAAATGGAGTTGCCAATGAAAGAAAGGACGGAACTGCAAAAATAGAAAAAGATTCTTATTGTACAGTACCTGGAGAATACGGGGAATTTAAAAAGATTAATGACAAAGATTACAAAGTGGAAATTAATTTTGAAAGTTGTGTTTTTGATGGAGAAACTTTTAATAATCCAAAAGTTGGAATTTTAGTTCAAGATACAGAAAAAGTGAAAAATTATATTAAAAAATACAAATTTGTTCATTTCCAAGAAGGTAAAAATTTGACTTATAATTCGAAAGAAAATAGTTTCATGTATAACGGAGGTTGGTACTGGGATAATTCAAAAGCATACCCAAAAGCAATTTTCGATGCAAAAAAAGTAGATACTAATAAAAAAGATTCTGGAAAATAG
- the secA gene encoding preprotein translocase subunit SecA — MLKNIVTKVFGTADEREIKKMRKVVEKINAIEPEFEKLTDEELQHKTVEFKERLEKSETLDDILVEAFATVREASKRLMGMRHYDVQMIGGMILHNGSIAEMKTGEGKTLMATLPIYLNALTGKGVHVVTVNDYLAKRDRDIMAELYSFLGLTSDVVVGNITNEQRKAAYNADITYGTNNEFGFDYLRDNMVGDLSEKVQRGHNYVIVDEIDSILIDEARTPLIISGAAEETTEWYNTFADVAKKLKRSYKTEEIKDKKNTVIPDEDWEDYEVDEKSHTVTITDKGIKNVERILKIDNLYSPEYVELTHFLTQALKAKELFKLDRDYIINADGEVIIVDEFTGRLMEGRRYSDGLHQAIEAKEHLEVAGENQTLATITLQNYFRMYNKLSGMTGTAKTEEEEFKQIYSLKVIVVPTNKPVARVDLPDVIYMNQKAKYKAITKKIVELYTKGQPVLVGTASIQHSEEVSALLKQARIPHEILNAKHHEREAEIIAQAGRYKTVTIATNMAGRGTDIKLGGDAEAFATKIVPKGADGYDDVYNTYVRECEENKKKVIEAGGLFILGTERHESRRIDNQLRGRAGRQGDPGVSEFYLSLDDDLMRLFGGDKLKNMMKMLKIDEDEEIRHRQITKGVENAQKRIESRNFSSRKSLIEYDDVNNMQREVIYAQRDAILKNENLKELILDMMRETIEDTVNNAYKGNNEGERDANLLGDKLNEIFDYEISDDLLNKDNETIIETVYNDLVREYDNKESYVGEETFRNIERYIMLEVLDTKWRQHLKDLTELREGIRLRSYGQRNPIHDYKIVGFDIYNEMIDAIKRETSSFIMKLKIKNPEEETSNLEHEEVSNISYDYTDEDGTEEKEPVKPLSRRERKELERKNKKKK; from the coding sequence ATGTTAAAAAATATAGTAACAAAAGTATTTGGAACAGCTGATGAGCGTGAAATAAAAAAAATGAGAAAAGTTGTGGAAAAAATAAATGCAATTGAACCAGAATTTGAAAAATTAACTGATGAAGAACTACAACATAAAACTGTGGAATTTAAAGAAAGATTGGAAAAATCAGAGACATTAGACGATATTTTAGTTGAAGCGTTTGCGACAGTGAGAGAGGCTTCTAAAAGATTAATGGGAATGAGACACTATGATGTGCAAATGATAGGTGGTATGATTTTGCATAATGGAAGTATTGCTGAAATGAAAACTGGGGAAGGGAAAACGTTGATGGCGACACTTCCTATTTACTTGAATGCGTTGACTGGAAAAGGTGTGCATGTCGTAACAGTTAATGACTATTTGGCAAAACGGGATAGAGATATAATGGCTGAGTTATATAGCTTTTTAGGATTGACTTCTGATGTAGTTGTTGGGAATATAACTAATGAGCAAAGAAAAGCCGCATATAATGCAGATATTACTTATGGTACAAACAATGAATTCGGATTTGATTATTTGAGAGACAACATGGTTGGAGATTTGAGTGAAAAAGTGCAAAGAGGACACAATTATGTAATAGTCGATGAAATTGACTCGATTTTAATTGATGAAGCTAGAACGCCGTTGATTATTTCTGGTGCTGCTGAAGAAACTACGGAATGGTATAACACTTTTGCAGATGTTGCCAAAAAATTAAAAAGAAGTTATAAAACAGAGGAAATTAAAGATAAAAAGAATACTGTTATTCCTGATGAAGATTGGGAAGATTATGAAGTAGATGAAAAATCTCATACAGTAACAATTACAGATAAAGGTATTAAAAATGTAGAAAGAATCTTAAAAATAGATAATTTGTATTCGCCTGAATATGTTGAATTGACTCACTTTTTAACACAAGCATTGAAAGCGAAAGAGTTGTTTAAACTTGATAGAGATTATATTATTAATGCTGATGGAGAAGTTATTATCGTAGATGAATTTACTGGAAGATTGATGGAAGGTAGAAGATATTCTGATGGATTACACCAAGCGATTGAGGCAAAAGAACATTTAGAAGTTGCTGGAGAAAACCAAACATTAGCGACTATTACATTACAAAATTATTTTAGAATGTATAATAAACTTTCAGGAATGACTGGTACAGCCAAAACTGAGGAGGAAGAATTTAAACAAATTTATAGTTTAAAAGTTATTGTTGTTCCTACGAATAAACCAGTAGCAAGAGTTGATTTACCAGATGTAATTTACATGAATCAAAAAGCTAAATATAAAGCAATTACTAAAAAGATTGTAGAATTATATACAAAAGGACAGCCAGTTCTAGTTGGTACAGCTTCGATTCAACATTCAGAAGAAGTTTCAGCGTTGTTAAAACAAGCTAGAATTCCTCATGAAATCTTGAATGCAAAACATCACGAAAGAGAAGCGGAAATTATTGCACAAGCAGGAAGATACAAAACAGTTACTATTGCAACAAATATGGCTGGTAGGGGAACGGATATTAAATTAGGAGGAGATGCTGAAGCGTTTGCTACGAAAATAGTTCCTAAAGGTGCTGACGGTTATGATGATGTTTACAATACATATGTTAGAGAATGTGAAGAAAACAAGAAAAAAGTTATTGAAGCTGGTGGATTATTTATTTTGGGTACAGAAAGACACGAATCTCGTCGTATTGATAATCAGTTAAGAGGACGTGCGGGAAGACAAGGAGATCCTGGAGTTTCAGAATTTTATTTGTCACTTGATGATGATTTGATGAGATTATTCGGTGGAGATAAACTAAAAAACATGATGAAAATGTTGAAAATTGATGAAGATGAAGAAATTAGACATAGACAAATAACAAAAGGTGTAGAAAATGCACAAAAAAGAATTGAAAGTAGAAACTTTTCTTCAAGAAAGAGCTTGATTGAATATGATGATGTTAACAATATGCAAAGGGAAGTTATTTACGCTCAAAGGGATGCTATATTGAAAAATGAAAACTTGAAAGAGTTAATTTTAGATATGATGAGAGAAACTATCGAAGATACTGTTAACAATGCTTATAAAGGAAATAATGAAGGTGAAAGAGATGCTAACTTATTAGGTGATAAGTTAAATGAAATTTTTGATTATGAAATTAGTGATGATTTATTGAATAAAGATAATGAAACTATTATTGAAACAGTTTACAACGATTTAGTTAGAGAATATGATAATAAAGAAAGTTACGTTGGAGAAGAAACTTTCAGAAATATTGAAAGATACATTATGCTTGAAGTATTAGATACAAAATGGAGACAACATCTTAAAGATTTAACTGAATTGAGAGAAGGAATCAGATTGAGATCATATGGTCAAAGAAATCCTATTCATGACTATAAAATTGTTGGATTTGATATTTATAATGAAATGATTGATGCGATAAAAAGAGAAACAAGTTCATTCATTATGAAATTAAAGATCAAAAATCCTGAAGAAGAAACAAGTAATTTAGAACATGAGGAAGTTTCGAATATTTCATATGATTACACAGATGAAGATGGAACTGAAGAAAAAGAACCAGTAAAACCTCTTTCAAGAAGAGAAAGAAAAGAATTAGAAAGAAAAAATAAAAAGAAGAAATAA
- the accD gene encoding acetyl-CoA carboxylase, carboxyltransferase subunit beta yields the protein MGLFSKKAKKKYVTLTSKSKLTIDVVDDNKWKKCNRCNEIIYNEDLKNNLNICPKCGNYFRLTAFERIELLIDEGTFLEEDITLSSKNILNFPGYDEKIEIAREKSRMVDGVISGIGKMNGMEVSIAAMDFSFMGGSMGSVVGEKVTRALERGLEKKIPVIIVSSSGGARMQEGILSLMQMAKTSGAIKRLNEAGIPFISVPVDPTTGGVTASFAMLGDVIVTEPNALIAFAGPRVIEQTVNQKLPKGFQRAEFLLEHGMIDVISERKDLKTTIYRIIEKLV from the coding sequence ATGGGATTATTTTCAAAAAAAGCGAAAAAAAAATATGTGACATTAACATCAAAATCTAAATTAACGATTGATGTTGTGGATGATAATAAATGGAAAAAATGTAATAGATGTAATGAAATAATATATAATGAAGATTTAAAAAATAATTTGAATATATGTCCAAAATGTGGAAATTATTTTAGATTGACAGCATTTGAAAGAATTGAGCTGTTAATTGATGAAGGAACATTTTTAGAAGAAGATATTACTTTAAGTTCAAAAAATATTTTAAATTTTCCTGGATATGATGAAAAAATCGAAATTGCAAGAGAAAAAAGTAGAATGGTTGATGGAGTAATTAGTGGAATTGGAAAAATGAATGGAATGGAAGTAAGTATTGCAGCAATGGACTTTAGCTTTATGGGAGGAAGTATGGGTTCTGTTGTAGGAGAAAAAGTTACGAGAGCTTTGGAAAGAGGATTAGAAAAGAAAATACCAGTAATTATAGTTTCTAGTTCTGGTGGAGCGAGAATGCAAGAGGGAATTTTATCACTTATGCAAATGGCGAAAACTTCTGGAGCGATAAAAAGATTAAATGAAGCAGGTATACCATTTATTTCAGTTCCAGTTGATCCAACTACAGGAGGAGTGACAGCTTCATTTGCAATGTTGGGAGACGTAATCGTTACAGAGCCTAATGCATTAATAGCATTTGCAGGACCAAGAGTTATTGAACAAACAGTTAATCAAAAATTGCCTAAAGGATTTCAAAGAGCAGAATTTTTATTAGAACACGGTATGATAGATGTTATATCTGAAAGAAAAGATTTGAAAACAACGATTTATCGTATAATTGAAAAATTAGTATAG
- a CDS encoding hemolysin III family protein, translating into MEIKKKKKHIEETFGEEIANFASHTAGAGLSIIALVILTIRASWARNPAAIFSFIVFSVGLIILYTMSSIYHGLKPGTAKNVFEILDHSAIYILIAASYTPFLLLVVSEPMNVIICWLQWIICVAGIVFKAFFTGRFKIFSTLLYLMMGWMIVFAWNDLVSNINTVSFVFLVMGGILYSLGTIFYTWKMFKFNHMIWHIFVILGSAAHVVSVYFLV; encoded by the coding sequence ATGGAAATAAAAAAGAAGAAAAAACATATTGAGGAAACTTTTGGTGAAGAAATAGCAAACTTTGCAAGTCACACTGCTGGTGCTGGATTATCAATTATTGCTCTTGTTATTTTAACAATTAGAGCTAGTTGGGCAAGAAATCCTGCTGCAATTTTTTCATTTATTGTGTTTAGTGTTGGTTTAATTATTTTATATACAATGTCTTCAATTTATCACGGTTTAAAGCCTGGTACAGCTAAAAATGTATTTGAAATTTTAGATCACTCAGCTATTTATATTTTAATTGCTGCTTCATATACTCCATTTTTGCTACTAGTTGTTTCAGAACCAATGAATGTTATTATTTGCTGGCTTCAATGGATTATTTGTGTGGCAGGTATTGTTTTTAAAGCATTTTTTACAGGTAGATTTAAAATATTTTCAACTTTGCTTTATTTGATGATGGGTTGGATGATTGTATTTGCTTGGAATGATTTAGTTTCTAATATAAATACTGTTTCATTTGTATTTTTAGTTATGGGAGGAATTCTTTACTCACTTGGAACAATTTTTTATACTTGGAAAATGTTTAAATTCAATCATATGATTTGGCATATTTTTGTAATATTGGGAAGTGCTGCACATGTTGTTTCAGTTTACTTTTTAGTGTAG